One genomic segment of Geothermobacter hydrogeniphilus includes these proteins:
- the mduS gene encoding methyltransferase domain-containing selenoprotein MduS gives MKPEPEANIEQRAHWDEVFTRAEMFFGDEPSRFAQDALEHFRQSGVNSLLELGCGQGRDSFLFAQNGFDVTALDYSEAAVSQVNEKAAKVDLSKHIRALAHDLREPLPFADASFDACYSHMLLCMKFSTVEIAYILQETHRILKPGGLAAYSVRSSFDKHFRSGTHLQEEMYEIGDFVVHFFSEGKIRRLSKGYKILDIKRLEEGSLPRDLFCVTLKKEPAPESWDLDPNEEIEMSDPLAKFQTFMDAALAPGHLNHKTKQLVALGAALAAGCDPUTDFGLAVAGQAGASNEELKEVAAIAMTVNAFKTRALFEGKIGEVEPTDPSAEEKAPEPAPGKT, from the coding sequence ATGAAGCCTGAACCTGAAGCAAATATCGAGCAACGAGCTCACTGGGATGAAGTTTTTACCAGGGCAGAGATGTTCTTCGGTGATGAGCCGAGTCGGTTCGCCCAGGATGCTCTGGAACATTTCAGACAGTCAGGCGTAAACTCGCTGCTGGAACTAGGTTGTGGTCAGGGACGGGACAGTTTTCTGTTTGCTCAAAACGGCTTTGACGTAACCGCTCTGGACTATTCTGAAGCTGCGGTCTCGCAGGTCAATGAAAAAGCCGCAAAGGTTGATTTGTCCAAACACATTCGTGCACTCGCCCATGATCTGCGCGAACCACTCCCGTTCGCCGACGCATCTTTCGACGCCTGCTACTCGCACATGTTGCTCTGCATGAAATTTTCCACCGTCGAAATTGCTTATATCCTGCAAGAAACTCACCGCATTCTCAAGCCTGGAGGATTGGCCGCCTACTCGGTTCGCAGCAGCTTTGATAAACATTTTCGCTCGGGAACCCATCTGCAGGAAGAGATGTATGAAATCGGTGACTTCGTCGTTCATTTCTTTTCTGAGGGAAAAATCCGCAGGCTATCCAAAGGGTATAAGATACTGGACATCAAACGCCTGGAAGAAGGGAGCCTGCCTCGAGATCTGTTTTGCGTCACCTTAAAAAAAGAACCGGCCCCTGAAAGTTGGGATCTTGACCCCAACGAGGAGATTGAGATGAGTGACCCACTGGCCAAGTTTCAAACCTTCATGGACGCCGCCCTGGCCCCCGGCCACCTCAACCACAAAACCAAACAACTGGTTGCCCTGGGGGCTGCCCTGGCCGCCGGATGCGATCCCTGAACGGATTTCGGCCTCGCAGTTGCGGGGCAAGCCGGAGCCTCAAACGAAGAACTGAAAGAAGTGGCGGCCATCGCCATGACCGTCAACGCCTTTAAAACCCGCGCCCTGTTCGAAGGCAAAATCGGGGAGGTTGAGCCAACAGATCCTTCCGCCGAAGAGAAGGCCCCGGAACCTGCTCCGGGGAAAACCTGA
- a CDS encoding class I SAM-dependent methyltransferase, whose protein sequence is MKTRESGMPDEEIWTGFFNPEKILEKLGLSSTAGSVVEFGCGYGTFSIPAAQMISGRVYAIDIDAEMVTVTAQKAQQTNLDNLQTLLRDFIKEGTGLADSSIDYVMLFNILHAEQPELLLNEALRILAPHGRLAIIHWNYDPTTPRGPSMEIRPRPEQCQVWAEAAGFQLLPPGLVDLPPYHYGLLFERVPEKERQ, encoded by the coding sequence ATGAAAACCAGGGAAAGCGGTATGCCAGATGAAGAAATATGGACCGGCTTTTTCAACCCTGAGAAGATTCTTGAAAAACTCGGACTGTCATCAACTGCAGGGTCTGTGGTCGAATTCGGTTGCGGCTACGGGACCTTTTCCATTCCTGCAGCACAAATGATTTCTGGACGTGTTTACGCCATCGACATCGATGCCGAGATGGTCACCGTTACCGCGCAAAAGGCGCAACAGACAAATCTTGACAACCTGCAGACCTTGTTACGAGACTTCATAAAAGAAGGAACGGGGCTGGCCGACAGCAGTATCGACTATGTCATGCTTTTTAATATCCTGCATGCCGAGCAGCCCGAACTCTTGCTGAATGAGGCTCTGCGTATTCTGGCTCCGCACGGCAGGCTGGCCATCATCCACTGGAATTATGATCCAACCACACCGCGTGGCCCGTCGATGGAGATTCGTCCCCGACCTGAGCAATGTCAAGTCTGGGCTGAAGCTGCCGGGTTCCAACTGTTGCCACCGGGCCTCGTTGATCTGCCGCCCTATCATTATGGCCTGCTGTTTGAGAGGGTACCGGAAAAGGAGAGGCAATGA
- a CDS encoding nucleoside phosphorylase, whose protein sequence is MKNISEKTLRNLPIFSHQTADPSVFLPEKLLARASSMKGERQAKIPACCLLDFDGELIAVAQKRFAASTSPDWPCFHTSLLILEQDGFEMGLIGGTVGASFAVLVCEQLIACGCRHLIGYSSAGSIGTQMSPPYMMIPDRAIRDEGTSYHYLPPAPSVEADGFLPEILVRHVKNCGLPVCRGTTWTTDAPYRETASQIEQHRATGVQTVEMEAAALLALAQVKQVEIASLLHVTNTMATGDNDFHKGPEDINYKIIECCMDALKEALEQGGGR, encoded by the coding sequence ATGAAAAACATTTCGGAAAAAACGTTGCGCAATCTCCCGATATTTTCCCACCAGACGGCCGACCCCTCGGTTTTCCTGCCGGAGAAGCTGCTTGCCCGGGCGTCTTCGATGAAGGGGGAGAGGCAAGCAAAAATCCCGGCCTGCTGCCTTCTCGATTTCGACGGCGAACTGATTGCGGTGGCGCAGAAACGTTTCGCCGCGAGCACCAGTCCAGACTGGCCCTGTTTTCACACATCGCTGCTGATTCTGGAACAGGACGGTTTCGAAATGGGACTGATCGGCGGCACGGTCGGGGCGTCTTTTGCAGTGCTGGTCTGTGAGCAGTTGATCGCCTGCGGCTGCCGGCACCTGATCGGTTACAGCTCCGCAGGATCAATCGGTACCCAAATGTCACCACCCTATATGATGATTCCTGACCGAGCAATTCGCGATGAAGGCACATCCTACCACTACCTGCCGCCCGCTCCCTCGGTGGAAGCAGATGGTTTTCTCCCCGAGATTCTGGTTCGTCATGTGAAGAACTGCGGTTTGCCAGTCTGTCGTGGAACAACCTGGACCACGGATGCGCCCTATCGGGAAACCGCATCGCAGATCGAGCAGCACCGTGCCACCGGGGTACAGACCGTGGAGATGGAGGCTGCGGCGCTGCTGGCTCTGGCTCAGGTCAAGCAGGTTGAAATTGCCTCACTGCTGCATGTGACCAACACCATGGCCACCGGTGACAATGACTTTCACAAAGGACCGGAGGATATCAATTACAAGATCATTGAGTGCTGTATGGACGCGCTGAAAGAAGCTCTTGAGCAGGGTGGTGGCCGATGA
- a CDS encoding ArsR/SmtB family transcription factor — MSKKPQPTDAAETPCKVTCFNEELIREIQDSLVTETELQNLAEFYKLLGSPVRLKILFALGKGELCVCDLAHILGLSMPATSQQLKQLRQQGLLNHRTDGRMSYYSLAKPRLFEAIQGDVAFIEKT, encoded by the coding sequence ATGAGCAAAAAACCGCAGCCAACCGACGCCGCCGAAACACCCTGCAAGGTCACCTGCTTCAATGAAGAACTGATCAGGGAGATTCAGGATTCCCTGGTCACCGAGACCGAACTGCAGAACCTGGCCGAATTTTACAAACTGCTCGGCAGTCCCGTCCGACTGAAGATCCTCTTCGCCCTCGGCAAGGGAGAACTCTGCGTCTGCGACCTCGCCCACATCCTCGGCCTCTCCATGCCGGCGACCAGTCAGCAGCTGAAACAGCTGCGCCAGCAGGGGCTGCTCAACCACCGCACCGACGGTCGCATGTCCTATTATTCCCTGGCCAAGCCGCGCCTGTTTGAAGCGATTCAGGGGGATGTGGCGTTTATTGAAAAAACCTGA
- a CDS encoding ABC transporter ATP-binding protein, whose product MNNAIIRTEKLSKVYDRGFRTVALQEVNLQIPRGSLACIMGPSGHGKSTLLHLLGGLDRPSSGKVWLDEVELTSVAADRLAEIRARKIGFVFQFFNLLPVLTSLENVQVAMMLAGVSKKEQQERAAELLNLVGLGDKLRARPNQLSGGQRQRVAIARALANDPEILLMDEPSGNLDSRAEQELLEQIGQVNDQGKTVVIVTHSESVAAMAQHRIYIRDGQLMGNMDTTGENR is encoded by the coding sequence ATGAATAACGCCATCATCCGCACAGAAAAACTGTCCAAGGTCTACGACAGAGGTTTTCGCACCGTCGCCCTGCAGGAGGTCAATCTGCAGATTCCCAGGGGCAGTCTCGCCTGTATCATGGGCCCCTCGGGCCATGGCAAGAGCACCCTGCTGCACCTGCTCGGCGGACTCGACCGCCCCAGTTCGGGAAAGGTGTGGCTCGACGAAGTCGAGCTGACGTCCGTTGCCGCCGACCGGTTGGCCGAGATCCGGGCACGCAAAATAGGCTTCGTTTTCCAGTTCTTCAACCTGCTTCCCGTGTTGACCTCCCTGGAAAATGTCCAGGTGGCGATGATGCTGGCCGGGGTCTCGAAAAAGGAACAGCAGGAGCGGGCCGCTGAGCTGCTCAATCTGGTCGGGCTGGGAGACAAGCTGCGGGCCAGGCCGAACCAGCTCTCCGGCGGACAGCGACAGCGGGTGGCCATCGCCCGGGCCTTGGCCAACGACCCCGAGATTCTGCTGATGGACGAGCCGAGCGGCAATCTCGACAGCCGTGCCGAGCAGGAGCTGCTGGAGCAGATTGGCCAGGTCAATGACCAGGGCAAAACGGTGGTTATCGTCACCCACTCGGAAAGCGTGGCCGCGATGGCACAACATAGAATCTACATCCGTGACGGTCAATTGATGGGCAACATGGATACCACGGGAGAAAACAGATGA
- a CDS encoding ABC transporter permease: MNYFKLTWKNIIRRKSRFFFTLSAIAVGIASLVTLLSLGSGLETEIRKQADVLGANLVVTPRGWCAYEQISVLTGETLPEAIPNADVEKIAAIEGLTAFPYLTQRTALNNQPVPLIGILPTAMKRFKGWRVAQGRYLLDTSHVVIGSGIARQFKLKTGDDLRIRGREFSISGMLQDVGNRDDLAIYMDLATAQKLYAVGDKVSFIAVKVDDITRIDRYILEIQETANVAVSSDKQLLKSVLAIVGSVGSALKLVAAVAILASFFGIVNTMMTAIYERRREIGILQAIGARKRTIFSLFLYESAIYGLLGGIIGVVIGFVFSYFAAPYLGQNEFTAFLGNGQSVQFFSAGITLKSLLFSVLVAALAGVYPARQACRLSPVEAISHE, translated from the coding sequence TTGAACTATTTCAAACTGACCTGGAAAAACATCATCCGTCGCAAAAGCCGCTTCTTTTTCACGCTCTCGGCTATCGCCGTAGGGATCGCCTCGCTGGTGACCCTGCTCTCACTCGGCAGCGGGCTGGAAACCGAGATCCGCAAGCAGGCAGATGTGCTGGGTGCCAACCTGGTGGTCACGCCCCGCGGTTGGTGCGCCTATGAACAGATTTCGGTGTTGACCGGAGAGACCCTGCCCGAGGCCATTCCCAACGCCGATGTCGAAAAAATCGCCGCCATCGAGGGACTGACCGCCTTCCCCTACCTGACCCAGCGCACCGCTCTGAACAATCAGCCGGTCCCGCTGATCGGTATCCTGCCGACCGCGATGAAACGGTTCAAAGGCTGGCGGGTCGCCCAGGGGCGCTATCTGCTGGATACGAGTCATGTCGTGATCGGCTCCGGAATTGCCCGGCAATTCAAGCTGAAAACTGGAGACGACCTCAGGATTCGGGGGCGGGAATTCTCGATCAGCGGCATGCTGCAGGACGTCGGCAACCGCGATGATCTGGCGATCTACATGGACCTTGCCACCGCTCAGAAACTCTACGCGGTCGGTGACAAGGTCTCCTTCATCGCGGTCAAGGTGGACGACATCACCCGTATCGACCGCTATATCCTCGAGATCCAGGAGACGGCCAACGTCGCGGTTTCCTCCGACAAGCAACTGCTGAAATCAGTGCTGGCCATCGTCGGGAGTGTCGGCAGCGCCCTCAAGCTGGTTGCCGCGGTCGCCATCCTGGCCTCCTTTTTCGGCATCGTCAACACCATGATGACCGCCATTTACGAACGTCGCCGGGAGATCGGCATCCTGCAGGCGATCGGTGCCAGGAAACGCACCATCTTCTCACTGTTTCTGTATGAGTCGGCAATCTACGGCCTGCTGGGCGGGATCATCGGGGTGGTGATCGGATTCGTCTTCTCCTACTTTGCCGCCCCCTATCTCGGCCAGAACGAATTCACCGCCTTTCTCGGCAACGGGCAGAGCGTGCAGTTTTTCAGTGCCGGCATCACCCTGAAATCGTTGCTTTTCTCGGTACTGGTCGCAGCCCTGGCCGGTGTCTACCCGGCCCGCCAGGCCTGCAGGCTCAGCCCGGTGGAGGCGATCAGCCATGAATAA
- a CDS encoding ArsR/SmtB family transcription factor produces MDSDICQVTIVDRQRIASAENQLPDPPVLAEVAATFKLLGDPTRLKILHALAAEELCVCDLAALLAVSISAVSHQLRLLRGQGVVRFRREGKIVYYQLDDDHIRQVMADMRAHIESCRR; encoded by the coding sequence ATGGATTCCGATATCTGCCAGGTCACCATCGTTGACCGACAACGTATCGCCAGTGCCGAGAACCAGCTGCCCGACCCGCCGGTTCTCGCCGAGGTCGCCGCGACTTTCAAGCTGCTCGGCGACCCGACCCGACTGAAAATCCTGCACGCCCTGGCGGCGGAGGAACTCTGCGTCTGTGACTTGGCGGCGCTGCTCGCCGTCAGCATCTCGGCGGTCTCCCATCAGTTGCGGCTGCTGCGGGGCCAGGGCGTGGTGCGTTTTCGCCGTGAAGGAAAAATTGTCTACTACCAGCTCGATGACGACCACATCCGCCAGGTGATGGCCGACATGCGCGCGCATATCGAAAGTTGCCGGAGATGA
- a CDS encoding hybrid sensor histidine kinase/response regulator, with translation MGSSRTDSNRPYLLQSLFQITVLVCLLIFVGWSLFTMRQTEERRFRFEALNRCRVLEVAIADILHGGSKRQVDQIQKRIDKLVQSDPRIVRLSVIAKAADGRYRHIASSLPIRVGKPAREEDLEALSSGKIIFLDEDYRDVGALDITYPVRDFDGRTVALLGYTVSRETNDHTPLVLSGLGLLTFFLLLFHLLQARVLARQDRSIQQSLRRQLQDEESLRSMAEELHQAKKMEAIGLLAGGVAHDLNNMLMGIVALPDLLLEDDNLTPRQREQLADIRDAGRRIADVVADMQALSRNSAASREIVDLNRIIEEYLDSPEYQELCRHHGVDLSTELEFCLPAVIGTGSHLRKVVMNLIINAMEACDRQGQITVSTATHSLTEPHKGYETVPPGKYVRLRISDTGSGIDPDIMGQVFDPFFSKKGLGRSGTGLGLAVCWSIIHDHRGYIDLYTNQPGSVFDIYLPASVLETPLLTEQDAPLPRAQGNGASIMVLDDESGPRSVICDMLRSLGYQVLEAGSGEDALEILSRRKVDLLLLDMVMPSGLSGLETYRRVISLHPDQKTLIVSGQAETNDVREAQRLGAGLFLKKPLNLQQLATAIHTELHHPPDSAPHPDTSSS, from the coding sequence ATGGGCAGTTCACGCACCGACAGCAATCGACCGTACCTGCTGCAAAGTCTGTTTCAGATCACGGTTCTGGTCTGCCTGCTGATCTTTGTCGGCTGGTCGCTGTTCACCATGCGGCAGACCGAAGAACGACGATTCCGCTTTGAGGCCCTCAATCGCTGCCGGGTTCTGGAGGTCGCCATCGCCGATATACTGCATGGCGGCTCGAAGCGCCAGGTCGACCAGATTCAGAAACGGATTGACAAACTGGTTCAGAGTGATCCACGCATTGTCCGCCTCAGCGTCATCGCCAAAGCCGCGGACGGTCGCTACCGACACATTGCCAGCAGCCTGCCGATCCGGGTCGGCAAACCCGCCCGAGAAGAAGATCTCGAAGCCCTCTCTTCCGGAAAAATCATCTTTCTCGATGAAGACTACCGCGATGTCGGGGCGCTCGACATCACCTATCCGGTACGGGATTTCGACGGCCGGACCGTCGCCCTGCTCGGCTACACCGTCAGCCGCGAAACCAATGATCATACCCCGCTGGTTCTCAGCGGGCTCGGCCTGCTGACCTTCTTTCTGCTGTTGTTTCATCTTCTGCAGGCGCGCGTTCTGGCCCGCCAGGACCGCTCCATCCAGCAGAGCCTGCGCCGACAGCTGCAAGACGAGGAATCGCTGCGCAGCATGGCCGAAGAACTTCACCAGGCGAAAAAAATGGAGGCCATCGGCCTGCTTGCCGGTGGCGTGGCCCATGATCTGAACAATATGCTGATGGGTATCGTCGCTCTTCCCGACCTGTTGCTCGAAGACGACAATCTCACCCCCCGGCAACGGGAACAACTGGCGGATATTCGCGATGCCGGCCGCCGTATCGCCGATGTTGTCGCCGACATGCAGGCCCTCTCCCGCAACAGTGCCGCCAGCCGCGAAATCGTCGATCTCAACCGGATTATTGAAGAATACCTCGACTCTCCCGAATATCAGGAACTTTGCCGGCACCACGGGGTTGACCTCTCCACCGAACTCGAATTCTGCCTGCCGGCTGTCATCGGCACCGGCTCTCATCTGCGCAAGGTGGTCATGAACCTGATCATCAACGCCATGGAAGCCTGTGACCGACAGGGACAGATTACCGTCAGCACCGCGACACATTCACTGACCGAACCCCACAAAGGCTATGAAACCGTTCCCCCGGGGAAATATGTCCGCCTGCGCATCAGTGATACCGGCAGCGGCATCGATCCGGATATCATGGGACAGGTTTTTGACCCTTTCTTTTCGAAAAAAGGGCTCGGCCGCAGCGGCACCGGCCTCGGCCTGGCCGTCTGCTGGTCGATCATCCATGACCACCGCGGCTACATCGACCTGTACACCAACCAGCCGGGTTCCGTTTTCGATATCTATCTTCCGGCCAGCGTCCTGGAAACCCCGCTGCTGACCGAACAGGACGCCCCGCTGCCGCGGGCGCAGGGAAACGGCGCCTCGATCATGGTCCTCGACGATGAAAGCGGCCCCCGTTCGGTCATCTGTGACATGCTCCGTTCCCTGGGCTACCAGGTACTTGAGGCCGGCAGCGGGGAAGACGCCCTGGAGATCCTCTCCCGGCGAAAGGTCGACCTGCTGCTGCTGGACATGGTTATGCCTTCCGGCCTGAGCGGCCTTGAGACCTATCGGCGCGTTATCTCCCTGCACCCCGACCAGAAGACCCTCATCGTCAGCGGTCAGGCTGAAACGAATGATGTCAGGGAGGCGCAACGTCTCGGAGCCGGGCTGTTTCTGAAAAAACCTCTCAACCTGCAGCAGCTGGCAACCGCGATTCATACTGAACTGCACCATCCGCCGGATTCAGCCCCCCATCCCGACACCAGCAGTTCCTGA
- the resB gene encoding cytochrome c biogenesis protein ResB, whose product MTNKQDQSFLEIIWDFFCSLKLAITTLILLALTSIIGTVVQQGKPAQEYIQEYGERVYRVFVALDFVDMYHSWWFLTLLNIFAINLICCSIKRLPRILKLVKHPVLTPDEKHYRRFANRDEFTVPVAVDRAGDRLAVFMRKHFAAPVVTARDGRTHLFAQKMAWARFGVYVVHLSILIIFAGAIIGSVWGYKAYVNIAEGTSTDKVWPRDSQNPIAIGFEVRCDNFEVTYYPGTRRPKEFTSDLVVLEGGREVLKKTIEVNDPLSYRGLTFYQSSYGPAGEPVFKLTVTERSSGRKLKFEAQRGEHIALPDGSSFAVSDYTDSYKSFGPAIQMHLNDKTGKHGNAFVVFQRFPEFDAQRGGAYSFAVDSFEQQFYTGLQVAKDPGVWVVWTGCFLLVAGCFSAFFLSHRRIWLTIEPAGDGSLVRVAGNAHRNQPAFEIFFEDFKSRLKEELTGRQTPESSPLPAVEANT is encoded by the coding sequence GTGACCAACAAACAAGACCAGTCTTTTCTGGAGATCATCTGGGACTTTTTCTGTTCTCTGAAACTCGCCATCACCACTCTGATCCTGCTGGCGCTCACCTCCATTATCGGTACGGTGGTGCAGCAGGGGAAACCCGCCCAGGAATACATTCAGGAGTATGGTGAGAGGGTCTACCGGGTTTTTGTCGCTCTCGATTTTGTCGACATGTACCATTCCTGGTGGTTTCTGACCCTGCTCAATATCTTCGCCATCAATCTGATCTGCTGTTCCATCAAGCGGTTGCCGCGCATTCTCAAGCTGGTGAAGCATCCCGTTCTGACGCCCGATGAAAAACACTATCGGCGTTTCGCCAACCGTGACGAGTTCACGGTTCCGGTGGCCGTTGACCGGGCTGGCGACCGGCTGGCCGTTTTTATGCGCAAACACTTTGCCGCCCCGGTGGTTACCGCCAGGGATGGCCGCACCCATCTCTTCGCGCAGAAAATGGCCTGGGCCCGGTTCGGTGTCTACGTGGTTCATCTCTCCATCCTGATCATTTTTGCCGGAGCCATTATCGGCAGCGTCTGGGGATACAAGGCCTATGTCAATATCGCCGAGGGAACCAGCACCGACAAGGTCTGGCCGCGCGACAGCCAAAACCCGATCGCGATCGGGTTCGAGGTTCGCTGCGACAATTTCGAAGTGACCTACTATCCCGGCACCCGTCGTCCCAAGGAGTTCACCAGCGATCTGGTGGTGCTTGAAGGTGGGCGGGAAGTATTGAAAAAGACCATTGAGGTGAATGATCCGCTGAGTTACCGTGGGTTGACCTTCTACCAGTCGAGTTACGGGCCCGCCGGAGAGCCGGTTTTCAAGCTGACCGTCACCGAACGGAGCAGCGGCAGGAAGCTGAAGTTCGAAGCGCAGCGCGGCGAACATATCGCCCTGCCGGACGGCAGTTCCTTCGCCGTCTCCGACTATACCGACAGCTACAAGAGTTTCGGACCGGCGATCCAGATGCATCTCAACGACAAGACGGGAAAACACGGCAATGCCTTCGTGGTGTTTCAGCGGTTTCCGGAGTTTGATGCCCAGCGCGGGGGGGCGTATTCCTTTGCCGTGGACAGTTTTGAACAACAATTTTATACCGGTCTGCAGGTAGCCAAAGACCCGGGGGTGTGGGTGGTCTGGACTGGCTGTTTCCTGTTGGTTGCCGGATGTTTTTCCGCTTTCTTTCTCTCCCACCGGCGCATCTGGCTGACCATCGAACCGGCCGGGGACGGCAGCCTGGTCAGGGTCGCCGGCAACGCTCATCGCAATCAGCCGGCCTTTGAAATCTTCTTCGAGGACTTCAAGTCCCGGCTCAAGGAGGAACTGACCGGACGACAGACTCCGGAGTCATCTCCGTTGCCGGCTGTCGAAGCGAACACCTGA